One genomic window of Misgurnus anguillicaudatus chromosome 12, ASM2758022v2, whole genome shotgun sequence includes the following:
- the fhdc3 gene encoding FH2 domain containing 3, which yields MDGVQVVPTATLPPDISRSFQNETSPFRHNTQPHLLGPPPLALPPPPPPPPPMALLPPPPPPPPPPPSPMGDPFTRSVHQRSKMRNFNWDAIPRHSVLGKRNVWTAQRNLEDFELDTKRMEELFSHSEHHGVVRKGGTVRKSVWGLSQTITESENVSILNSKKSMNIGILLKQFKRPANDIVEAIRHGNLCFASGKLRELSKLLPEDIESKKLMSFDGDLSLLNEADRFMVMLVQVPGYKVRLKSLRLREEFFPFIEEIKHSIAVMTTAANELLACDDLHSIIRLVLKAGNYMNAGGYAGSAIGFRMTSLLKLVDTKANKPDMNLMHYVCMQAQQIDEVLLRFPEQLQHIGIAARIQKQEVETDLQRELEKIRQAKTDASKQPDLQHQMEAFLRMADMRLADVEASLQELDALSKSVAEYFCEDPATFKLEECCSIFHSFCDRFERATQENRDREAAETRKQQQREREVLSRWPKRRSIGTCSERDVTDDATALESVLTSFLSQRASRRRPGGPLPVTASAMKLNKNNSPQVEEREGREDPDSPAEAKDDQTNIIDSGSSVVREPEDGFQKELQPVAPCVNDAQRERAASKRGHCIVDELICEGSDSKEDAGSNTLTRQAGETEKEGVKENEDVDKIEVEEEKKEEADKMPELTGKVLRFQDCIAGLNGNATPDRFRSHSVCTSTPQQRDVRAVDLSLQNGMGGLGSPWTILSPRISPRNTPHRRHSFNLSRVDILDDGVWALPDTPVRSKPQHLTHFGKVCTEENLLRHNAGLGALPDSALERAQGTFGRSVSLSDNESAPNFKLGQIFQRRTGQGQDLPLDKRPEPSALVTFFRRFGERNRAGTFS from the exons ATGGATGGAGTTCAAGTTGTACCCACGGCAACTCTTCCTCCTGATATCTCCAGATCCTTTCAAAATGAGACCTCACCCTTCAGGCATAACACACAGCCCCATCTTCTGGGCCCACCTCCACTGGCCCTACCGCCACCCCCACCTCCACCACCTCCAATGGCCCTACTGCCACCCCCACCACCTCCACcacccccacccccttcacctATGGGAGACCCCTTCACACGGTCTGTCCACCAGCGCTCTAAAATGCGTAACTTCAACTGGGATGCCATCCCCAGGCACAGCGTTCTGGGTAAGCGTAATGTGTGGACGGCCCAGCGCAACCTCGAAGACTTTGAGCTGGACACTAAACGAATGGAGGAGCTTTTCAGCCACAGTGAGCACCACGGTGTGGTTCGGAAGGGTGGGACAGTCCGAAAAAGTGTGTGGGGTCTTTCGCAAACTATTACAGAATCCGAGAAC GTTTCAATTCTCAACTCCAAGAAAAGTATGAATATAGGGATTTTGCTTAAACAGTTTAAAAG GCCGGCGAATGACATCGTGGAGGCCATCAGGCACGGTAATCTGTGCTTTGCTTCTGGTAAACTAAGGGAGCTCAGCAAGCTGTTGCCTGAAGACATTGAG TCAAAGAAGCTGATGTCGTTCGATGGAGATTTATCTCTGTTAAATGAGGCCGACCGTTTCATGGTGATGCTGGTTCAGGTGCCGGG GTATAAAGTGAGATTAAAGAGCCTGCGGCTCAGAGAGGAGTTTTTTCCTTTTATTGAGGAGATCAAACACTCAATTGCCGTCATGACAACAGCTGCCAATG AACTTCTGGCATGTGATGACTTGCATTCAATCATCAGACTGGTGCTGAAGGCTGGCAACTACATGAATGCT GGTGGCTATGCAGGCAGTGCTATCGGCTTCAGGATGACATCGTTGCTTAAACTGGTAGACACCAAAGCTAATAAACCTGACATGAACCTtatgcactacgtgtgtatg CAAGCCCAACAGATAGATGAAGTTTTGCTGCGTTTCCCTGAACAGCTTCAACACATCGGGATTGCTGCAAG AATCCAAAAACAGGAGGTGGAGACGGACTTGCAAAGGGAGCTGGAGAAAATTAGGCAAGCAAAAACGGATGCCAGTAAACAGCCAGATCTCCAACATCAGATGGAAGCATTTCTTCGA ATGGCCGATATGCGGCTTGCAGATGTGGAGGCTTCCCTCCAGGAACTTGACGCCCTCAGTAAATCTGTGGCTGAGTATTTCTGCGAAGACCCGGCCACATTTAAACTAGAGGAGTGTTGCTCTATCTTTCATTCCTTCTGTGATAGGTTTGAGAGAGCTACACag GAGAACCGTGATAGAGAGGCTGCCGAGACCCGCAAGCAACAGCAGAGAGAACGAGAGGTGCTGAGCAGATGGCCAAAGCGCAGATCCATTGGCACATGCTCAGAACGGGATGTGACAGATGATGCCACGGCTCTAGAATCCGTCCTGACAAGTTTTCTCAGCCAACGTGCTTCTCGAAGGAGACCCGGCGGACCCTTGCCTGTCACTGCCAGCGccatgaaattaaataaaaacaacagcCCTCAGGTTGAGGAGCGTGAGGGCAGGGAGGATCCGGACAGCCCTGCTGAGGCCAAAGACGACCAAACAAATATCATTGACTCGGGAAGCTCAGTGGTACGAGAACCAGAAGATGGCTTCCAAAAAGAGTTGCAGCCGGTTGCACCCTGCGTTAATGATGCTCAGCGTGAGCGCGCTGCGTCAAAGAGGGGACACTGCATTGTTGATGAACTCATATGTGAAGGCAGCGACTCCAAAGAGGATGCTGGTAGCAACACCTTAACCAGACAAGCTGGGGAGACAGAAAAAGAAGGGGTGAAGGAGAATGAAGATGTGGATAAAATAGAGGTGGAGGAAGAGAAAAAAGAGGAGGCGGATAAAATGCCTGAGCTCACCGGTAAAGTCTTACGCTTTCAGGATTGCATTGCAGGCCTGAATGGAAACGCTACACCGGATCGTTTCCGATCTCACAGCGTGTGCACCTCCACCCCTCAGCAAAGGGATGTAAGAGCGGTGGATCTGTCTTTGCAGAATGGGATGGGAGGTCTAGGTTCACCGTGGACCATTCTCAGCCCCCGCATCTCTCCACGTAACACACCCCACCGCAGGCACTCTTTTAACCTCTCAAGGGTTGACATCCTCGATGATGGAGTTTGGGCATTACCTGACACACCTGTACGCAGTAAACCCCAACACTTGACGCACTTTGGCAAGGTTTGCACGGAAGAAAACCTGTTGAGGCACAATGCAGGATTGGGAGCATTGCCAGACTCTGCTTTAGAGCGAGCACAAGGGACGTTTGGGAGGTCTGTCTCGCTTTCCGATAATGAGTCGGCACCCAACTTCAAACTTGGACAGATTTTTCAGCGACGCACAGGACAGGGGCAGGACCTTCCTTTAGATAAGAGACCAGAACCATCAGCACTCGTAACTTTCTTTCGACGATTCGGGGAGAGAAACAGGGCAGGAACATTCAGCTAA